The Silene latifolia isolate original U9 population chromosome Y, ASM4854445v1, whole genome shotgun sequence sequence GTGTTCAATTTTAGGAGAGGCTAataaattactcccttaatcCTAGACCATTAATTACCCACAACTTGGTAACACCGTTTCTAGTCTACCTTGCTTGGGTGAACCCGAATACCCTAGTtttccatcaattgtttacgtttcatACTTTAATTAATCTTGCTCTCTTTTGATTGTAGTTATAGTTAATTTAATCACATCTAAATCTCATTTATTATACTAGAATAAGATTTGCAACCAACCAAGTACAAATCCCCGCCATTCTTGTGTTCAACCCCGATTACTACTTGTTTTTAATTGGGTATTTATAAATTTGTTTGATTCGGGCATGACGACTAAACCCGACTATCAAAATGGCACcattgccggggatggcgttagatTGTACTTAGTTAGTTAGactcttagctttagtcttgatgTTATTATTTGCTTGTTTGAGTAGTGTCTCTTTTCTTGTAGAGTGCTTGTGCTATTGCTTATCCCTAGTGCCTAAAAGCACTAGGAGACTAACGATTTGTTGAATTGTATGCCTATAGGAACCGGGAATTCTTTGCTTAGTGACCCGGAACCGGAAAGGCTTTTTAGAGCTTTACGGAGTAGGACTTTAGCAACGGTTTGGATTACCTCCCAAACAACCACAAACCGATCAACCACAACCACCCAAACGCACCTTGAAACCACTATTCAAGAGCAAACAACCGTCATCATTGATCCATACGTAGAAAATCCTTTCCACAATAACCTAATCACAAACACACCACCTCAAATGCCACCTAATACACCTCTCATAAATCCTAGAATGGCGGCTTTAGGAGATCATAACCGACCGAATCACGATGACACTTCCGCTCCAATTAACTTCGGCATCATAGCCCCTAACAATTTTGAAATTCATCCCGCTCAAGTCGGTCTAATTGAGAAGGATATTTTTGGTGGGTACATTGATGAGGATGCACATGCCCACCTTAGAAAGTTTAAGAGCAAGGTTGCAATGATGAAGCGCAATGGAGTGTTCGAAGATACTTTGAGATTAATGTTGTTTTCGTTCTCTCTAAGGGACATAGCGGATCATTGGCTAAACATTCATCCACCAAACACATTCACCATGTGGGACACCTTAGCCAAAGCTTTCCTCGCTAAATACTACCCATCCTCCAAGACCGCTATGCTCCGGAACGAGATAACCACTTTTCAATAAGAAGACGGAGAGTCTGTAGGGGAAGCTTGGGGTAGGTTTCAAGACCTCCTAGCCCATTGTCCACATCACGGGATTCCAGCTTGGTATATCACCCAAAATTTCTTCCAGAACATTGCTACCTAGGACAAAAGAGATGGTGAATGCTTCCGCGGAGGGAGGGTTCAATCATCTAGGAGATGACGAGGGTTCGGCCCTCATCAAGAAGCTGGTTGACTCGGAAGCTAATTATGGGTCGAGAGGGAATGTTTTATGGATAAGTAGCCGTTACCCTCAAGAAAACTTCCCAAATTATATTGCCGAAACAAATTCCAAGCTAGACCTCCTCACAAAGAAGTTCGAAGAAATGACAAGGAAACAAGTGCATGAAGCTAGTGGCTCCTATGGTCCTCCCATGGAGGAGGTTGTTCAAGGACCTTCTTGTGAGTTATGGGGAGGAATGGGTCACACCATTGATGTGTGTGCTAACAATACATACAACATGGGTGGTGAAGAAAATGTCCAAGATGTCAATGCTTTCCAAAGTTACAACAACAACATGAGGCCACCAAGGCCACCTTTCAACAATCAAAACAACTACAACCCAACTCAAACTTTTATCATCCGGGTATGAGAAATAGTCCACTCTTGAGCTACAAGAGCACGAATATGCAAAATCCACAACATATccaaccacaaaacaccaaccCACCCAGATTTTCTCAACCAAGGGGtggaggccaaaatcaaaggaacAACTTCGGGAATCAAAACTAATGgtcaaacaacaatcaaaacctaAATTTTGGAAACCAACTTCAAGGATACCAAGATTGTGGGGGTAACCAAGGTAATCAAGGCTTCTACCAAGGAAACCAAGGAAATCAAGCTAATCAAGGGTTTCAATAATTAGGGTACAATCCAAATTTTCAAGGTAACCAAGGGCCTAGAGGAAATTATCAAGGGggccacaacaacaacaacaatcaaagcTCCAACAACAGATTAGACTATGGATTCCCTCTACCTTTGGCTAACCAACCGTTCCAAGAGCCAACGAACGAATCTCAAGTTAGTGAATTGATGAGAGTGGTGAAGAATATGAAAACATCATACCACTATGAAATGAATAACTTAAGGAGTGCTACTCAACGAGAGATAAAGGAAATGGAGGCCCGAATGGCATCCCAAGCATTATCCAACCCTCAAAAACCGTCCGGTGGTTTCCTTGCCCAAGGCCAAAGCTCAAAGGATGCCTCGACAAACCATCAAGCTCATGCGATAGTTTTGAGGAGTGGGGTTGAGCTTGAAGACCCGTATTAAGATCTTGAAATTGAAGTTGATGTGGACCTGAAAACAAAGCGGTTGACTATGAATGGTGGTGAGGAATGCCCACCAATGACTCCTTCGGCTAGGATAAGTGAGTCTAAGAAGGGAATGCTATCAAGTGGAGCATCTACAAGCGAGGGAACATCTAAGGGGAAAGCTCCTATAACAAGCAATGAGGATGGATTGGTTGAAGTCCTTCTTTATAAAAGGGAGGTGGGTGAAGAAGCTAGAGAAGAGGTCCTTCTATAACCTTCCAATAAGGTAACGAGCAAGCCCACTTATCGAAAAGTATCCTCTAACTCTCAACTTGTCAGTAACATTCCCTATCCCACTAGAGCTTTAAAGTCTAGAGAAAACTTCAAGTACATAAAATTTTCTGAAATGTTGGAAAAACTTGAAGTGACTCTACCATTTAGCGAGATGATATTGAACATGCCAACCTACACTAAGTTTTTGAAAGATATCTTGACTAAGAAGAGGACCTTGGGTGACCAACAAATGCTGGCTATGGAAAAAGAGTGTAGTGCTCTACTTTTGAACAAAATGCCACATAAGCTTGGTGACCCAGGGAGCTTCTCCATACCTTGTGTAGTTGGCGGTGTTCCAATATCTAAAgatttatgtgatttaggggcaaGTGTAAGTGTGCTTCCCTTGAAAGTTTCTAAGAAAATTGGTATTTGTGATCTAGTTCCGACAAACATGACTCTCtaattggcggataggtccgtcaaaCGCTCCTTGGAGGTGCTTGAGGATGTACCCGTCAAGGTTAGAAAATATTTAATTCTCGCCGACTTTGTTGTCCCCGATATTCCAGAGGATAGCCACACCCCATCATCCTCGGTAGGCCATTCTTGGCTACCGGTGGAGTGTTGATTGATGTAAGAGATGTGCGGCTAACCTTTTGAATGGAGGGCGATAAAGTTGAATTTAACCTTCCTAATCTTTTGAAAGGACCAAAGCTAAACCAAGCATGCACACTTGAAGTCATTGATGAAGTAGTTGAAGAAGTGGCTAGGGAAGAGTCGGAAATGGAAGAAGCATTTCAAATTGCCATCCATGAATAGGAGATGGATGAAGATCATGAAGTTGATGATGAAGTGCTCAAGAAATCTGAGGGCTTACTCCCTCCTAAGGTACAACTCAAAACTTTGCCTCCCTCACTTAAGTATGCCTTTCTTGGGGAGGGAGAGCCTTACCCGGTTATCATCAATGCTAACCTAGATGTCACTCAAGAAGAAAAGCTTTTGAAAGTTCTCAAAATTCATAGAAAAGTATTGGGTTATAGCATTGATGACATAAAAGGGTTAAGTCCGAGTCCTTGCATGCATAGGATTGTCCTAGAGGAAGGGAATCGCCCTAGTGTAGAAGGTCTAAGAAGATTGAACCCGAAAATGGCGGAGGTTGTTAAAAATGAGGTCTTGAAATTGTTGGAGGCGGGGATCATTTACCAAATCACGGATAGTAAGTGGGTAAGTCCCGTTCACGTTGTCCCCAAGAAAGGTAGGATAACCATGGTTGAACAAGAGGACAAAACTTCTCTACCTACCCGTCCTATTACTGGGTGGCGCATGTGCATTGATTACCATAAACTAAATGCCGCCACCCTCAAAGATCACTTCTCAATTACCTTAATAGACCAAATGTTTGAATGATTGGCGGGACATGCCTATTATTGTTTCCTCGATGGTTATTCCAGATTCTTTCAAATCCCAATTCACTCGGAAGACCAAGAGAAAACAACATTCGCATGCCCCATTGGAGTCTATGCTTACCGGcgaatgccatttgggttgtgtaATGCACCcgacacctttcaaaggtgtatgatggccatattcaCCGATTTCTTGGATAAGAGTATGAaggtcttcatggacgactttcGTGTCCATGGGGATTCTTTTGATCATGGTcttgtcaatttgtcaaatgtATTGAGTCGATGTGAGGAGAACAACTTGGTCCTCAATTGGGAaaaatgccattttatggtaGAGGAGTGAGTTGTGCTCGGTCACATCATATCCAAGAGGGGGATAGAGGTTGGCAGAGCCAAAGTTGCGGTGATAGAAAACTTGTCACCCCCTACAAATGTGAAAGGGATGAGAAGCTTTCTTGGTTACGCCGGCGTTAATAGACGGTTTATAAAAGACTTTTCAAAGAATGTAAAACCGTTAACCTCACTTCTCCTCAAAGATGCTCCCTTTGTATGTAATAATGTTTGCCTTGAGTCTTTCAATAGGTTAAAGCTTGCTCTCATCACGGCTCTAATCATCCGGGGTTCGGATTGGAGTCTCCGTTTTGAAGTGATGTGTGACATATACGATTATGCCGTGGGAGCGGTACTTGGTCAATTAGTTGACAAGAAACATCATGTCATCTACTATTCAAGCAAGACTTTAGATCAAGCTCAATGCAATTACTCAACCACTTATAAAGAAATTCTTGCAATCGTCCATGCCATTGAAAAGTTTAGACAATATCTTATGGGCTCCAAGGTGGTGGTTTACACCGATCACACAGCCTTGAGGCAATTAATGGTGAATAAAGATGCCAAACTGAGACTCTAAAGGCGGGTCTTATTGCTTCAAGAGTTTAATCTAGAAATCAAAGACAAAGCAGGAGCCGAAAATGTGGTGGTTAACCACTTGTCAAGACTCACGATTGATGATCATGGCATAGTAGATAAAAGTGGACCGATTGATGAGTGGTTGAGGAAAGATGGCCTAATGGAAGTGAGTGTCAAAGGGTCATGATTCGCGGACTTGGCAAACTATTTAGTGAGCGGATTTATTCTGGATGAGTTAGCTGCTAGAGAAAGAAGGAAATTGAAAAATGATTCGAGAAGATATTTTTGGAATGACCCACACTTGTTCCAAAACTGTGGTGATGGAATGTTTAGAAGATGCGTATCCAAGGAAGAAGGCATGGAAATTGTTGATCGATTACACAACTCGGCCTATGGTGGGCACTTGGTTACTTCAAGAACTATTCCCAAGGTGCTACAAGGTGGGTTCCATTGGCCTTCAATATTCAAACACATACACTTCTTAGTGaaatcttgtgatgcttgccaatgaACCGGCAATATTTGAAGAAGGAATGAGATGCCTCTCAATAATATCCTTAAAATTAAGCTATTTGATTGTTGGGGAATCAACTTCATGGGCCCATTTCCAAACTCATTTGGGAATGAATACATCTTGGTGGCCGTCGATTATGTTTCCAAGTGGATTGAAGCGGTAGCATCACAAACCGTCGACTCAAAGGTAGTGATGAAGTTGTTCAAAAGCACAATTTTCCCAAGACTAGGAACTCCAAGAGTGGTCATAAGTGAAGGAGGATCTCACTTCCAGAAGAGAACCATCAAAGCCTTGTTAGAATCTCATGGAGTGTGACATAAGATCGCCCTTGCCAATCACTCCAAACAAATGGGCAAGTGGAGGTCTCCAATCTCCAAATCAAAGCTATATTGGAGAAGGTTACCAAGAAGAGCCGGAAAGATTGGTCACAAAAGCTCCCCGATGTTCTATGGGCTATAAGAACGGCGTATAAGACTCCAATTGGGACGACTCCATAAAAGCTTATTTATGGTAAGGCTTGTCACTTACCCGTTGAACTTGAGCACAAAGCATGGTGGGCTTTGAAAGACATGAACTTTGATATTGACATAGCCGGTGAGAAAAGATTTCTCCAAATGAGTGAACTTGAAGAATTGAGATTGGAAGCATATGAGAGCTCAAGGATCTATAAAGATCAAACAAAAAAGTGGCATGATGCCAAGGTTATCGACAAGAAGATAAGTGTGGGAGAcctacactagtagaaaaaccccctacAGTGGCGGTTATAAATGACCTTTTGTGGTGGATTTTAGAGATTTAGGGTGCGTCGTTTATCGCGGCGTCGTATAAACTTTACGGCAGTTGTAGGTGGTTGTACAACCGCCGTTATAGCTCTCCTATAGTGGCAGTTGTTATACAAAACCGCCATTAAAGACTTATATAATACGacggttgttagacaagaacCATCACTGTAACTCATCTATAGTGGCAGTTATTGTAAGAAAACCATCACCATAGGTATTTCAATGATCACTTTGATTAGCTATAGTGGCGGTTTTACTTAAGAACCGTTATAGCTCGTGGCATTTCTAACTTAGAACAACCGCCATAGATaggcattttttttttaaaaaaaaatttgctTCCTAAATCTTTGTAGCAACATCCCATAAATTTGACAATCCATTATCGAAATGAACAAACAATACATACGCAAGAATGCAACCAACTACCCAAAAACTTTCGTATCATCCGGCAGAACAATAATGTCCATGTTCAAAAATTTTACATCAAAgtgtataaataatcacatacacATCTTATTTAATAGACTAATCAACATTTACATATTCCCGAAACATTTGGTAGCCTACACCTCTTTAACATTCTTTATCTCGTCAATTGACACTCTTACTCTTAAATCTGCAATGATCCAGTAAACAAAACCTATAGTAAGAAAATCAAACTAAGCATTATTAAATCAATGTTTAGCGTTACTAAATCAAACAATGAAAAAAAGGGTacctatataaatatatataaagaAAAAACAAGATAAAAAGCTCAAAAGTTTGAAAGAACAATAATGAACTCAACAATCTGGAGCAAAATGGACAAAATAGAACAATCAACCATCAGTTATGAATTTATACTATCAAATCATAATGAAGGAAAAATAACTAcaaaacaaagataataaaccgGAGAGTGCATACTTTAGCTGTAAGAGGTGATCCCATGTTTCGTGTAATTGCACAAAGAGTCTCTGATGCATTCCCCTGGACTTCCGAAGAGCACTGAGCAACAACAAATAATTAGTATGTTCTTTTCACATATAGACTGACATAACAAAAGCTTTCCCTCTCCTTGTCTCTCTAGTGACATCAAACAATAACATTACATATGCAAGTAAGCACAAAATGAATAAGCCGAAGCAGACATGGCACTCTAGCAATAAAGACATATGATCACATACAGGACAAAGTAAATCACAAAGGAACTTCTAAACAATTATTCGGCAGTCCGGATAGTTATCAACAATTAGACATCTCGACCCAATCAGCTTAACCACTAATCATTCAAGACGGCAGAGTTTATCCATGATAGAGCAATAATGTTTAGTTTGAGGCATACCATGATACCATGCACATCTGAGTCCTACCGCCACAAAACATAAACTGTAACCATTAAAGTTAACCTAGATCAGAACCTAAATTAACATTCAGGAGTAAGTGCTTGTACGCCATACTACAATGACTAAGATATCAGATGGACTACTAACCTATTATTATACTTGATTCTCgtatgataggctttgtcgcacacctaatcaaagataaattccctagacacaaatgaatttAGTAATAGgagtcgaacacaaggagacgggagttgtt is a genomic window containing:
- the LOC141629145 gene encoding uncharacterized protein LOC141629145, whose product is MLEKLEVTLPFSEMILNMPTYTKFLKDILTKKRTLGDQQMLAMEKECSALLLNKMPHKLGDPGSFSIPCVVGGVPISKDLCDLGASVSVLPLKVSKKIGPKLNQACTLEVIDEVVEEVAREESEMEEAFQIAIHE